The Cervus elaphus chromosome 9, mCerEla1.1, whole genome shotgun sequence genomic interval ACACACTGACATTGACTTTGTAGCATGAAAATTCTTAGCCTGAACAGGCAAGTTTGTTCTTGATGAATTAACATATAATAAATTCTCATGACATGATTCCAGAATATATGTATGAACTGACTTGACATGTTTATAAACATAAGGGCAATTTTAACACTGGTATTAGTTTTCATGAGTTCAATTCAAGGTTAGTGACTGGAGagttatattagaaaaaaaatctgagataaAATATTCTTTAGGAAGCTACCACATACCTATGTACATTTGAAGACCAAGGGTTAAAAGTCCACTCTTGATGAACACTGCTAAGCAAAGGATGTATAACATCCATCACACGTCTGTTCAAAAACAGCATGTTTCCAAAAGTATACGTTTCTTTATAAATAAACATTACGGCCCTAATAACTACAGAGGAACTGACAGAGTGAGTTCCAAAATATGCTCTCATCCCTGAGCCATATCCTAAGGCCTCCACTTTAATCTTGGGGCTTTAAGAACATCTTCTTTGCTTTAATTGGTTTTATGTCTCCATTTTCATCTTCTTCGTAAATGGCACGGTCTCTTTTCTTGGCAAACTTTTTCCCAATTGTCCCCACCAAGGTCTCATATCTTCTAGCCATTTCTTCATCTGACACATCGAGCTCCACTGTTTGCTCTCCAACTTCTTCTGCTTTGTTCTTAGCGTTCATCTGAAGCATTAATTTCTCAACCTCAGGATTAAATCCTCTGAATGACATTCTTCCATAGAGAAGATCTTCACACAACAAGAAACTCTGCTCTTCTATAATGaaactctctttctctttcagctCAGGCAAATCCAAGTACCAGTGCTCTTCactaatgattttcttttcttcctcttctagtTGTTTCTTGGTTTCTGAGTCCAGTCCCCTTTGCATGAACTTCATGCGCAGCAAGTTCTTGGACAActaatctctttagttttttaatACAGAAGTTCTATGGTTTGACACTGaacttttttttcaattacaCTTATTAGAGCTCCCTAGTCTCATTGATTAGTGAACTACTATTTTGGAAAATGAATGACACTTAAAGACTATAGCATTTGACAAAGATTTTTTCCCTACAAATTCTAAACTATAGCATAGTTTTAATTTTGACATAATTttgaaggtttttgttttttatgttcttCCTGTTTGACCTTGGAGAGGAAAATCCAACTTTTGTTAGAAAAATGAGCAATAAGCAGTAAATAAATAGCACAAACAGAAATCACATGTATAAGTTATTTTTGTTAGTGTAAAAAGTATTTTAGCTCATTtgccttaaaatataaataaaaaaattatttcagttgtCTTGGTATTATCAGAAGCACAACAATTATTCagtgagtaaaaataaataacttagaTTCCTATTACTGCCTAGTTATGTAGAAAGGTGTTAAGAGGAGAATGTGgtggagaggtgggatgggaagaggggtgggattaagaggaaggagacatatgtatatttatggctgattcacattgttatatggcagaaaccaacacaatactgtaaagcaattatcctccaattaaaaataaatggtatcactagtggtaaagaatctgcctgccaatgcaagagacatgaggggatcagatttgatccctgggtcaggaagatcccctggagtaggaaatagcaccccactccagtgtttttacctggaaaattctatggacagaggagacttgaaAGCTAAAGTccgtgggactgcaaagagttagacacaacagCAACTGGACATcaggttccaaaaaaaaaaaagaagaagaagaagaagagaaggtgGGATAAGGGAGAAATCTCAGAAGTGGAGAGATATGATGGCATCACAGAATGACAAGTAATGGCTTGTGATGGAAGGCGTGCCCCTTCCTTCACCCTCTCCTGCCCATCATTTCCATGCCGTGTCTGCCTGACCATTCTATTGAAAGCATATCACTTGCTTCCTTTATTCCTTCATATTCATTGTCACCATCTGAAATCTTAATATTATTTGCATGTTTGTCTACTGTTTTGTTTCCCGCATGAAAATATGGGGTTTTTGTAGGGCAAAGAATTTGTTTACTACTGTTTCCTCAGTAAAGTACCTGGCAGATAGCAGGAACTCAAGTGAAGTTTATGGGGCAATTGAATAAAAAGATACACAGAAGTGTGAAAAGCacctatatatagagagagagtagaaaaagcagagatagaGACCAGAGTTTCTAGCAGAGTATCATGTGATGTAAACTGCTCTATCACATGTCCCTACTTCTGACTTTAACGTTCTACTCCCAAGGTACTCTTTACCTGTTGGCACTGCCCACTGATTTTCCAAAAACCAAGTTGGCCTCTGTCTTCAGCTTCTCAGCCTCCATCCTCTGTGCACAACTGATGTCCTATGGCCGCTCAACAAGGAGTGGAGTGGAGCTGGCTTTGGATTGAAGGTAGGTGGCCTGTGCAAAGTCATAATGGACACTATGAGTTTTCCAACTCTGGATATGGCTTTCACACACATATTTCTAAGCCTGAAGGTTGAAAAGGTGATTTTGCTACGTGATACCATTGTTTTGAGATAAGGAAATGAACTGAGTTTACCTCACAGAAGAGCAGCTGGGGAGAGGATACTATGTAGCTCTGGCCTCATACATAAGAGGCCTTCATGATTATATCTTGAATT includes:
- the LOC122700023 gene encoding M-phase phosphoprotein 6-like, producing the protein MEAEKLKTELSKNLLRMKFMQRGLDSETKKQLEEEEKKIISEEHWYLDLPELKEKESFIIEEQSFLLCEDLLYGRMSFRGFNPEVEKLMLQMNAKNKAEEVGEQTVELDVSDEEMARRYETLVGTIGKKFAKKRDRAIYEEDENGDIKPIKAKKMFLKPQD